In the genome of Aspergillus flavus chromosome 8, complete sequence, one region contains:
- a CDS encoding putative polyketide synthase produces the protein MQGTSFLFGTLTPEHNWNSIRDLKCYFDQNLGAEWILAAVSGLPDYWDLLVKKLPSIDGSFPGRQVLEDFHRWLRQGFNADETSSQLGNTVLLPIVVIIGLIEYWRFVEAKNPGCEDPLQEFSSKLQEGEMCNSEAIGLCAGQLTAYAVASSRTRSEFERYGSVSIRLAMMIGAATDALDARHGKAKSYVAAWRNPEQCEQMKRAISLVHPQAYISVWLDERRVTITTTAQWIRSSLLRQFQGAGLTVAESTIQGPIHSPSSENKSLAQGIREICQVTPALQLGDISNLALRTYTNDGHGTPVDRGSLHDLAVQSTLVAECNWYGTFASLPLSHRNSTQGVVAFGPDRCVPQSLTTSLGARFIHVSRLGHSDALPNGIDTSTLSATPTTTAATPAAMTPALTTPVSPSLVPPASHIPTQQTEYVQNTPVKQLPAVDMANPDNEIRGKQHQQAEPSLSTESTVAIVGMSIKTAGADDVDEFSRMIQTGTSQHELVGPDRVKFHTLWREGDWDPSYKWYANWMRNIDSFDHQFFKKSPREAANMDPAQRLSLQAAYQAVESSGYYCSDRNPTTGMDRDETDANHTGVYLGITLDDYQNHVRSHRANAFSITGTMRSLIAGKIAHHFGWTGPAMTLDTACSSSGVAIHTACRAILAGDCNAALAGGVNVITDPLAFQDLAAAGFLSPSGQCKPFDNSADGYCRGEAVGFVFLKRLSDALADGNQIFGCIAKSSVYQNENHTPIFVPNSPSLYNLFNSVIKKSQVDLSDISVVECHGTGTPVGDPAEWESVRQALEGPERPEPVYIGSAKGHIGHTEGASGLVALIKVLATIQSGYIPPQASHSTLNHLIQPTDTMQIAKALQPWRATRKAALINNYGASGCNVVMVVTESPVSQPSHDQCISEELMNVPICISGRTINTVKANCARLLKYLDIHTGISLVDLSFNINRQCSRLLPYRFSFTCGSLDELKMSLSQIVALSPGPEADTMVTPCQPERQIILCFGGQISRAIGLDRSLYDRTKVLQYHLNECDRAVQSLGAESIFPDIFSHEPVEDQQHLQTMLFAMQYSCAMSWLQSGLSKRVATLVGHSFGEITAMCISGVLSLQDTVKLVVGRAQLVRDSWGSDPGAMLAVEADEIAVQTLLSQANRVYTGSHPASIACYNGPRSFTLAGSEEAIGIVTDILSETSPPIRSKTLRVTNAFHSSLVDTIASGLKAVGGSITFKKPKIPLERTTEARSSAELLGPQYVAEQMRQPVFFHHAVQRIAKGHPNCVWLEAGSSSTITVMAQRALNSTQRTSCHFQPVHIDDSDAFSNLAEATASLWKEGLSLSFWPHNAIQTAEYATIVLPPYQFEREKHWVELRSPVELIEQIKDRVRAESTIPASESTADPNQKWLFTGYKDSHVKGKRQPCFNIITASKEYQSLISSHIVAQKAGICSGMLQADLAIGALFSLHPDWVTKGITATVHDAINHAPICLDSSRVLSIEFEDQENGFWDWKIVGSSMVAPRVVHTTGRLQMRDPKDVSYQAEFRRLSRMVDHERCLAVLNARPRDNDVEILQGRSIYRAFSDVVDFGEQYRSLRWLVGRGNESAGRFSKTPQNDAWFDQLRGEHISQVGGIWVNCMSNHSRDDIFLGAEIETYMVSPDWVNRPLPDQCDVLARHLKHRNTGDYTSDSFVFDPDSGDLVQVLLGVRFTRTPRASFVRALQHMTPGLETGHPESMLGTTLQPIPMTAATPVAVAEAPKTVSPKANIHETPTRNLLTEMTELIANIVGVDIAEIGPDANLVDFGVDSLLALELQGEIKTAFSCAPDVVAILEATTIRDLVACLPIPRDMLQHEAINNAESTDDLFHEVSSLSQASDPYLSTPCESSTSGSFIPLDLLWRASDILESFSAIKGRGDQMILEHGLGNFESNIVPDTNRLCTALVVECFEELGCPLRSANPGDVLSRISFKPQHTIFVNYIYHFLEKTAQLVSLDQTGRLIRTETPTPTMSSKDMLPELLKKYPDHADFTQLTYHAGIQLASALSGLTDGNRVLMSNPEGRKLCESVYHNYPLNRIGFETIRDVIIQALKHIHIDKTPLKILELGAGTGSLTSVLLPLLGSLDIPVEYTFTDLSSSLVAQARRTLGRQYKFMKFAVQDIEKPPSKEIAGQQHIIVASNAVHATRSLEDSTRNIRQALRPDGFLMVLEMREAWPALDLTFGLYEGWWLFEDGRTHVYTSPEVWKRSLTAAGYEAVDWTDGKLPEHKYYMVVIALASAL, from the coding sequence ATGCAGGGcacttcatttcttttcgGCACACTCACGCCTGAGCATAACTGGAACTCGATTCGAGACCTAAAATGCTATTTCGACCAAAACCTAGGCGCGGAGTGGATTCTTGCTGCAGTTTCCGGGCTTCCCGACTACTGGGATCTCTTAGTAAAGAAATTGCCATCCATCGATGGCTCGTTCCCAGGCCGGCAGGTACTGGAGGACTTCCACCGCTGGCTTCGACAAGGATTCAATGCGGATGAGACCTCATCTCAATTGGGAAATACTGTTCTGCTACCCATTGTGGTAATTATTGGCTTGATTGAGTACTGGCGTTTTGTTGAAGCGAAGAACCCAGGATGTGAAGATCCACTCCAAGAGTTTAGTTCCAAGCTTCAAGAAGGCGAAATGTGTAATTCTGAGGCCATTGGCCTGTGTGCAGGGCAGTTGACCGCATACGCTGTTGCCAGCAGTCGTACTCGCTCTGAGTTTGAACGTTATGGCTCCGTTTCAATTCGTTTGGCAATGATGATCGGAGCAGCTACGGATGCGCTGGACGCACGACATGGGAAGGCAAAATCTTATGTTGCAGCGTGGCGTAATCCCGAACAATGTGAACAAATGAAGCGGGCCATCAGCCTAGTACACCCACAAGCATACATTTCTGTTTGGCTTGATGAGAGACGAGTGACAATCACCACAACTGCCCAATGGATTCGGTCCAGTCTTCTACGTCAATTTCAGGGAGCGGGACTGACAGTCGCCGAGTCGACCATCCAAGGGCCCATTCATTCTCCTAGCAGTGAGAACAAATCGCTTGCCCAGGGCATTCGTGAGATTTGCCAAGTTACTCCCGCTTTACAGCTAGGGGATATCTCGAACCTCGCCCTTCGGACATACACGAACGACGGCCATGGGACTCCAGTTGACCGGGGTAGTCTGCACGACCTAGCTGTGCAAAGCACACTTGTTGCAGAGTGTAACTGGTATGGGACCTTTGCATCGCTACCTCTATCTCATAGGAACTCGACTCAAGGTGTTGTCGCATTCGGCCCCGACCGGTGTGTCCCTCAATCCTTGACAACATCCTTGGGTGCAAGATTTATTCATGTCTCACGCCTGGGTCATTCCGATGCTCTTCCCAATGGTATCGATACATCAACGCTTTCTGCTACCCCAACCACTACTGCCGCTACCCCTGCTGCTATGACACCTGCGCTCACCACACCTGTGTCTCCATCCCTTGTTCCACCTGCCTCTCACATTCCAACGCAACAAACAGAGTATGTCCAGAATACGCCCGTGAAGCAGCTCCCAGCTGTAGATATGGCGAATCCCGACAATGAGATTCGAGGGAAGCAACACCAACAGGCCGAGCCTTCACTCTCGACCGAAAGTACGGTTGCCATAGTGGGCATGTCCATCAAAACAGCTGGTGCAGACGACGTAGACGAGTTCTCGCGCATGATACAAACTGGCACCTCCCAGCACGAGCTAGTTGGACCTGATCGAGTCAAATTTCATACGCTGTGGCGCGAAGGTGACTGGGATCCCTCTTACAAATGGTATGCCAATTGGATGCGCAACATAGACAGCTTTGACCATCAATTCTTCAAGAAGAGCCCTCGAGAAGCCGCCAACATGGATCCAGCGCAAAGGCTCTCTCTGCAGGCTGCTTACCAAGCCGTTGAAAGCTCTGGCTACTATTGTAGCGATCGAAATCCCACCACAGGAATGGATCGGGATGAGACTGATGCAAATCATACTGGTGTATATTTGGGAATAACATTGGATGATTATCAAAACCACGTCAGATCCCATCGCGCAAATGCCTTCTCCATCACGGGAACTATGCGGAGTCTCATTGCCGGCAAGATAGCTCATCATTTTGGCTGGACAGGCCCCGCCATGACTCTCGATACTGCCTGCTCCTCATCTGGTGTTGCCATTCATACAGCCTGTCGAGCTATTTTGGCTGGTGACTGCAATGCTGCTCTTGCCGGAGGGGTCAACGTCATTACTGACCCTCTTGCCTTCCAGGATTTAGCAGCTGCCGGCTTTCTCAGTCCCTCAGGCCAATGTAAACCATTTGATAACAGTGCAGATGGGTACTGCCGGGGGGAAGCTGTGGGCTTTGTCTTCTTGAAACGACTCTCCGATGCATTGGCGGATGGCAATCAGATATTTGGATGTATTGCCAAGTCATCAGTCTATCAGAATGAGAACCACACACCCATCTTCGTTCCGAACTCACCTTCTTTATATAACCTTTTCAATTCTGTTATAAAGAAATCCCAGGTAGATCTATCAGACATATCAGTGGTGGAATGTCACGGGACAGGTACGCCAGTGGGGGATCCTGCTGAGTGGGAAAGTGTTCGTCAGGCCCTGGAAGGGCCTGAAAGGCCTGAGCCAGTGTATATCGGGTCTGCGAAAGGTCACATAGGCCACACAGAGGGTGCTTCTGGCTTAGTTGCGCTCATAAAGGTCTTGGCTACAATTCAAAGCGGGTACATTCCACCTCAGGCAAGTCATTCCACACTGAATCACCTCATACAACCAACCGACACGATGCAGATTGCGAAGGCTCTACAACCCTGGCGAGCTACACGCAAGGCAGCATTGATCAACAACTACGGTGCCAGTGGATGTAATGTGGTCATGGTTGTCACCGAATCTCCAGTCTCCCAGCCGTCACATGACCAGTGTATTTCAGAAGAGTTGATGAATGTTCCCATCTGCATTTCCGGGCGAACCATAAACACAGTCAAGGCCAACTGCGCACGGCTTCTTAAATACCTTGACATTCACACCGGTATTAGCCTCGTCGACCTTTCATTCAACATTAACCGTCAATGCAGCCGTCTGCTGCCCTACAGATTCTCATTCACATGTGGTTCTCTAGATGAATTGAAAATGTCGTTATCGCAAATAGTGGCTCTGTCTCCTGGCCCAGAGGCGGATACAATGGTTACTCCCTGCCAGCCTGAGCGACAAATTATTCTCTGTTTTGGTGGCCAGATATCAAGAGCCATCGGGCTAGATCGTAGCCTGTACGATCGTACGAAGGTTTTACAATATCATCTGAATGAATGCGACCGAGCAGTTCAGTCACTAGGGGCTGAAAGTATCTTCCCTGATATTTTCTCCCATGAACCAGTAGAAGACCAGCAACATTTGCAAACAATGCTATTTGCAATGCAATATTCTTGCGCAATGTCCTGGTTACAATCTGGGTTATCAAAGCGAGTTGCTACACTTGTTGGTCACAGCTTCGGGGAGATTACTGCGATGTGTATATCTGGCGTGCTGTCTTTGCAGGATACTGTGAAGCTGGTGGTAGGAAGAGCACAGTTGGTCCGAGACTCGTGGGGATCTGACCCCGGTGCCATGCTTGCGGTCGAAGCGGACGAGATTGCTGTGCAAACACTGTTATCTCAGGCCAACCGGGTGTACACTGGCTCCCATCCGGCAAGTATTGCGTGCTACAACGGTCCTAGGAGTTTCACTTTGGCAGGTTCTGAAGAGGCCATTGGCATCGTGACTGATATTCTGTCTGAAACCTCTCCTCCGATACGCAGTAAGACACTGCGAGTGACGAACGCCTTCCACTCAAGTCTCGTCGACACAATTGCCTCTGGGCTTAAAGCTGTGGGAGGAAGTATCACCTTCAAGAAGCCAAAGATTCCTCTTGAGCGAACGACAGAGGCTAGATCATCCGCTGAACTTCTAGGCCCGCAGTATGTGGCGGAACAGATGAGACAACCAGTATTCTTTCACCATGCTGTGCAACGCATCGCGAAGGGCCATCCGAACTGTGTTTGGTTAGAGGCAGGGTCTAGCTCTACAATCACTGTCATGGCCCAGCGAGCGTTGAATTCCACTCAACGGACGTCCTGTCATTTCCAGCCTGTCCATATTGATGATTCTGATGCTTTCAGCAATCTCGCCGAGGCGACAGCCTCTTTGTGGAAAGAGGGGCTGTCTTTGTCGTTCTGGCCACATAACGCCATCCAGACGGCCGAATACGCTACCATTGTCTTGCCCCCATACCAgtttgaaagagaaaagcatTGGGTGGAACTTCGATCTCCGGTTGAGCTTATTGAACAAATAAAGGATCGTGTGCGGGCAGAGAGCACTATTCCAGCTTCGGAGTCTACAGCTGATCCAAACCAAAAATGGTTGTTTACTGGGTATAAGGACTCGCACGTCAAGGGCAAGAGGCAACCTTGTTTCAACATCATCACGGCATCCAAGGAATACCAATCCCTAATATCCAGTCATATCGTCGCGCAGAAAGCTGGAATCTGCTCTGGCATGTTGCAGGCGGATTTGGCTATCGGTGCGTTATTCAGTCTTCACCCTGACTGGGTTACGAAGGGAATTACCGCCACAGTCCATGACGCGATCAACCACGCACCAATCTGTCTAGATTCTTCACGTGTTCTGTCTATCGAATTTGAAGATCAAGAGAATGGATTCTGGGACTGGAAAATTGTTGGTTCATCTATGGTTGCGCCTCGCGTTGTCCACACTACCGGACGCCTGCAAATGCGAGACCCGAAGGACGTTTCATACCAGGCGGAATTCCGTCGGCTCAGCCGCATGGTGGATCATGAGAGATGCTTGGCCGTTCTGAACGCTAGACCAAGGGACAATGACGTGGAAATATTGCAGGGACGCAGTATATACAGGGCGTTCAGCGACGTCGTTGACTTTGGAGAGCAGTACCGCAGTCTGCGTTGGCTGGTCGGTCGGGGTAACGAGAGTGCCGGTCGGTTTTCTAAAACACCACAAAATGATGCGTGGTTTGACCAGCTTCGAGGAGAGCATATCAGTCAGGTGGGCGGGATCTGGGTCAATTGCATGAGTAATCATAGCCGAGATGATATTTTCTTGGGAGCAGAAATCGAGACCTATATGGTTTCACCCGACTGGGTAAACCGGCCACTGCCCGATCAATGTGATGTTCTGGCGCGCCATCTAAAGCACAGGAATACGGGTGACTATACAAGTGATAGCTTTGTGTTTGACCCTGACAGTGGAGACTTGGTACAGGTCTTGCTGGGAGTAAGATTCACCCGGACGCCTAGGGCCTCTTTCGTCCGGGCATTGCAACACATGACACCAGGCCTGGAAACTGGCCATCCCGAGTCGATGTTGGGCACAACTCTGCAACCTATTCCTATGACGGCTGCCACACCTGTGGCCGTAGCCGAAGCTCCAAAGACAGTTTCCCCGAAGGCGAATATTCATGAGACACCGACGAGAAACCTGCTCACGGAGATGACCGAGCTCATCGCCAACATAGTCGGCGTGGATATAGCTGAAATTGGACCGGATGCCAACCTCGTCGACTTTGGCGTCGATTCCCTGCTTGCGCTGGAATTGCAAGGTGAGATCAAGACCGCCTTTTCCTGCGCGCCAGACGTGGTCGCAATACTTGAAGCCACTACCATACGTGATTTGGTAGCATGCCTTCCTATCCCTCGAGATATGCTACAGCATGAGGCCATCAACAATGCTGAATCAACGGATGACCTTTTTCACGAGGTCTCCTCGCTTTCCCAGGCCTCAGATCCATATTTGAGTACCCCATGTGAGTCCAGTACGTCAGGCTCATTCATCCCCCTTGACTTGCTATGGAGAGCGTCGGACATCCTAGAGTCGTTCTCTGCCATTAAGGGTCGTGGTGACCAGATGATTCTTGAGCATGGCCTGGGCAATTTCGAAAGCAATATCGTTCCAGATACCAATCGGCTGTGCACTGCACTTGTGGTGGAATGCTTCGAGGAGCTCGGCTGTCCATTACGGAGCGCAAATCCTGGTGATGTCTTGAGCCGCATATCTTTCAAGCCTCAGCACACGATCTTCGTGAACTATATTTATCATTTTCTTGAGAAAACTGCGCAGCTTGTCAGCCTTGATCAAACCGGGCGACTCATACGTACTGAAACACCTACCCCTACAATGAGCAGCAAAGACATGCTGCCTGAGCTGCTAAAGAAATACCCTGATCATGCTGATTTTACACAATTGACGTATCACGCAGGCATTCAGCTTGCTAGCGCATTATCGGGACTCACAGATGGTAATCGAGTGCTGATGAGCAATCCAGAAGGCCGCAAGCTCTGCGAATCTGTGTATCACAACTACCCACTCAATAGAATTGGATTTGAAACAATCCGCGACGTGATCATTCAAGCACTTAAACACATTCACATAGACAAAACACCCCTGAAGATTCTTGAATTGGGAGCGGGAACTGGAAGCCTGACTAGTGTATTGTTGCCACTTCTTGGCTCGTTGGACATTCCCGTTGAGTATACTTTCACGGATCTATCCTCGTCGCTAGTGGCACAGGCACGTCGCACACTTGGAAGGCAATACAAATTCATGAAGTTTGCCGTGCAAGACATAGAAAAGCCCCCAAGTAAGGAGATAGCAGGACAACAGCACATTATCGTCGCGAGCAATGCAGTCCATGCCACGCGAAGCTTGGAGGACTCGACAAGAAACATTCGACAGGCATTGCGACCAGATGGTTTCCTCATGGTACTTGAAATGCGAGAAGCATGGCCTGCACTTGATCTTACATTTGGCCTGTACGAGGGCTGGTGGCTTTTCGAAGATGGACGTACCCACGTCTATACCTCACCCGAGGTCTGGAAGCGTAGCTTGACGGCTGCTGGATATGAGGCTGTTGACTGGACCGATGGGAAGCTTCCGGAGCACAAATATTACATGGTCGTTATAGCTCTGGCATCCGCGCTATAA
- a CDS encoding putative MAK1-like monooxygenase: MPIAVTTGTGADGIAAPGSSGIKVLVIGCGFGGIAAAIECYHKGHEVVVFEKNSEIGGLGDTLGISQNGTLPIYKWDNGMVQQKAAEICCNYATHKIHTSKGELLLSHPMKGYSAGSGYTGRRGDLLLCMFEYFQKLEIELHLNANVKEFFETDDSAGVIVNSQRWEADAVICADGVHSAGRHFVLGKEDLPRPSGYAIYRAWFVPEPSLRENPATSWIPLPGGEDTVMNFIGPNVHTLIATVKRNTGITWVLTHPDEYDIEESWTHPAKLEDALKVVEGWDPRIAEIYKITPPDQLFDHKIIYRDPLPTWVSSKGRIALIGDAAHSYVPTSAQGATQAVEDAATIAVMLELAGKSQVPLALRTMEKMRYERCKIGQLMGLETRDIWVKTDWEAVRKDPQLLAQPRPNWLLNHDPQAYAYEEFETAANSVLTGCAYTPRNIPYEGSNHRATDFEDEKWGDRHKESPDIGVKV; encoded by the exons ATGCCAATTGCTGTCACAACTGGGACGGGTGCCGATGGTATCGCAGCTCCAGGAAGCTCAGGGATCAAGGTCCTTGTCATTGGCTGTGGGTTTGGGGGAATAGCAGCGGCTATAGAATGTTACCACAAAGGTCATGAAGTAGTTGTATTCGAGAAGAACTCTGAAATAGGAGGACTGG GGGATACTCTAGGAATCTCGCAAAATGGCACTCTCCCGATCTATAAATGGGACAATGGAATGGTTCAGCAGAAAGCCGCTGAAATCTGTTGCAACTACGCAACGCACAAGATCCATACCAGCAAGGGAGAACTGCTGTTGAGTCACCCGATGAAGGGCTATTCTGCCGGATCAGGGTACACTGGACGACGGGGCGATCTGTTGTTATGCATGTTTGAATATTTTCAAAAGCTCGAGATTGAGTTACATCTGAATGCCAACGTCAAGGAGTTCTTTGAGACAGATGACTCTGCTGGAGTTATCGTTAACAGCCAGCGGTGGGAAGCGGACGCGGTGATCTGTGCGGATGGTGTTCATTCTGCAGGGCGTCATTTTGTGCTGGGTAAGGAAGACCTTCCACGCCCTAGTGGGTATGCCATCTATCGAGCCTGGTTTGTTCCAGAGCCGTCGCTACGTGAAAACCCAGCAACCTCTTGGATTCCGCTTCCCGGTGGCGAGGACACGGTGATGAACTTCATCGGTCCCAATGTGCACACTCTTATTGCAACAGTCAAGCGCAATACGGGCATTACTTGGGTGCTGACACATCCCGATGAGTATGATATCGAGGAATCATGGACCCACCCTGCCAAGCTTGAGGATGCTCTCAAGGTGGTGGAAGGTTGGGATCCAAGAATTGCGGAGATTTACAAAATCACACCCCCCGATCAGTTGTTCGATCACAAGATTATCTACCGAGATCCTCTTCCAACCTGGGTCTCTTCCAAAGGCCGTATAGCTTTGATAGGCGACGCCGCGCATTCATACGTTCCTACCTCTGCTCAAGGAGCAACTCAAGCTGTTGAGGATGCCGCCACAATCGCGGTCATGTTGGAGCTCGCTGGGAAATCGCAGGTTCCACTCGCTTTGCGTACTATGGAGAAAATGAG ATATGAACGGTGCAAGATTGGGCAGTTGATGGGTCTAGAAACCCGGGATATTTGGGTTAAAACAGATTGGGAAGCAGTGAGAAAAGACCCGCAGCTTCTTGCGCAACCTAGACCTAATTGGCTCCTCAACCATGACCCCCAAGCTTACGCATATGAAGAGTTCGAAACTGCAGCTAATTCAGTTCTTACTGGGTGCG